The Streptomyces achromogenes genome window below encodes:
- a CDS encoding glycerophosphodiester phosphodiesterase — MGTQDTHESNEQSGTGGTGRRALLGAAVLGAGGVLGLSGTAAAAAARHGGGGLKSLPVPTVIGHRGASGYRPEHTFGSYQLALDLGADIVEAGDLVPTRDGHLVCRHEPEIGGTTDVAAHPEFAGRRTTKVLDGVPTTGWFTEDFTLAELKRLRAVERIPANRPHNTLYDGRWGIPTFEEVLKWQDEQTRRRGRQVWIYPETKHPTYFRKQGLGLEERVAKLLHKYGKDRKNSPVVLQSFEPTSIQRLNKLVDNPLVVLLSTAGSRPWDFVETGDPRTVADLITRAGLRELAGYAQGIGPTLDLVIPKDADGKLTRPTTLVKDAHAVGLVLHPYTMRNENPFLPADFRKGSDADAYGDSFGAFRTYFATGIDGVFTDNPDTALLARADFVNG; from the coding sequence ATGGGAACGCAGGACACGCACGAGTCGAACGAGCAGTCGGGCACGGGCGGCACCGGGCGGCGGGCGCTCCTGGGCGCGGCCGTGCTCGGCGCCGGAGGCGTGCTCGGTCTGTCCGGCACGGCGGCGGCCGCCGCGGCACGCCACGGGGGAGGCGGCCTCAAGAGCCTTCCGGTGCCGACCGTCATCGGTCATCGCGGCGCCAGTGGCTACCGCCCCGAGCACACCTTCGGCTCCTACCAGCTCGCCCTCGACCTCGGGGCCGACATCGTCGAGGCCGGCGACCTGGTCCCCACCCGGGACGGCCACCTCGTCTGCCGGCACGAGCCGGAGATCGGCGGCACGACGGACGTCGCCGCCCACCCCGAGTTCGCCGGCCGCCGGACGACCAAGGTGCTCGACGGCGTCCCCACCACCGGTTGGTTCACCGAGGACTTCACGCTCGCCGAGCTGAAGAGACTGCGGGCGGTCGAGCGCATCCCGGCCAACCGCCCGCACAACACGCTCTACGACGGCCGCTGGGGGATCCCCACCTTCGAGGAGGTCCTGAAGTGGCAGGACGAGCAGACCCGCAGGCGCGGCAGGCAGGTCTGGATCTACCCCGAGACCAAGCACCCCACCTACTTCCGCAAGCAGGGCCTGGGCCTGGAGGAGCGGGTCGCCAAGCTGCTGCACAAGTACGGCAAGGACAGGAAGAACTCGCCGGTCGTCCTGCAGTCCTTCGAGCCGACCAGCATCCAGCGCCTGAACAAGCTGGTCGACAACCCGCTCGTGGTGCTGTTGTCCACCGCCGGCTCCCGGCCCTGGGACTTCGTCGAGACGGGCGACCCGCGCACCGTCGCCGACCTGATCACGCGGGCCGGCCTGCGGGAGCTCGCCGGGTACGCGCAGGGCATCGGACCCACCCTCGACCTGGTCATCCCCAAGGACGCGGACGGCAAGCTGACCAGGCCGACCACCCTGGTGAAGGACGCCCACGCGGTCGGCCTGGTCCTGCACCCCTACACCATGCGCAACGAGAACCCCTTCCTGCCCGCCGACTTCCGCAAGGGTTCGGACGCGGACGCCTACGGGGACTCCTTCGGCGCGTTCCGGACCTACTTCGCGACCGGCATCGACGGGGTCTTCACGGACAACCCGGACACCGCGCTGCTGGCCCGCGCGGACTTCGTCAACGGCTGA
- a CDS encoding lysophospholipid acyltransferase family protein yields the protein MSRFALIKAVLGPIMRLMFRPRVEGAEHIPGDGPVILAGNHLTFIDSMILPLVCDRQVFFIGKDEYVTGKSLKGRLMAWFFTGVGMIPVDRDGGRGGVAALMTGRRILEEGKVFGIYPEGTRSPDGRLYRGRTGIARLTLMTGAPVVPFAMIGTDKLQPGGAGMPRPGRVTVRFGEAMEFSRYDGMDRDRYVLRAVTDSVMTEVMRLSGQEYVDMYATKAKAA from the coding sequence TTGTCGCGCTTCGCGCTCATCAAGGCAGTGCTCGGACCGATCATGCGCCTGATGTTCCGCCCCCGGGTCGAGGGCGCGGAGCACATCCCCGGCGACGGCCCCGTGATCCTGGCGGGCAATCACCTCACCTTCATCGACTCGATGATCCTGCCACTGGTGTGCGACCGACAGGTCTTCTTCATCGGCAAGGACGAGTACGTCACCGGCAAGAGCCTGAAGGGCCGGCTGATGGCCTGGTTCTTCACCGGGGTCGGCATGATCCCGGTGGACCGGGACGGGGGCCGCGGCGGCGTCGCCGCGCTGATGACCGGGCGCCGGATCCTGGAGGAGGGCAAAGTCTTCGGGATCTACCCCGAGGGGACGCGGTCTCCCGACGGCCGCCTCTACCGGGGCCGTACCGGCATCGCGCGGCTGACCCTGATGACGGGTGCGCCCGTCGTGCCGTTCGCGATGATCGGCACGGACAAGCTGCAGCCGGGCGGAGCGGGCATGCCCCGCCCGGGCCGCGTGACGGTCCGGTTCGGCGAGGCGATGGAGTTCTCCCGGTACGACGGGATGGACCGGGACCGCTATGTGCTCCGGGCCGTCACGGACTCCGTGATGACCGAGGTCATGCGGCTGTCGGGGCAGGAGTACGTGGACATGTACGCCACCAAGGCCAAGGCGGCGTAA